The nucleotide sequence ttataTATGAATCAAAAGTTCATTTGCAACTGTAAATTTTTCTCTAGGTATCCTTTTCGGGAGGGTGGTCTAACTGGCGGCGGACGTGAACACTGGGAAGGAGGGCAAGGGCCAGGCAGTACATGAAGAGCTCGAGCTACACCAAAGCCACGGAGCCTTGATAGCACGCAGGAGCCAGGGATTCCAGTCAGCTTCcatggggagggggaaagggtCAGGGACTGGCTGCATGCAGGCTGGAAGTTCACCCCCCAGAGGGGTCTCACACCTCAGCTGTCTTGCCAGCaacagctgcctgctgccaaaCTAGCGTCCCATTGCTCCTCCTCAGTTCTTCATGCTTTTCCCAAAGAGGCTgccagtgctttgctgctgcagaaacaaagAGTCCTTGTGGAGAAGTCCCACGCAGAATGAGAGGGCCTGAGGAGCCACTCCAGGGACACGGGTCCCAAGCATGTACTCTTCTCACCTCTGCAGGCTCTTCATACTTTACATCcctcagtgctggtgctgcagcaggttGTGTGGGTCACAGGAAGTGAGCAGccacacagagaaattaaacaTCAGCTGCTTAAGTGGATGGCTGGAAgctccctctctgcagcagccagccatggcctggcctggctctctgttcagcagtttgcagagcaggaaaggcagGACAGCTGCTTCCACTGTGGTGGCAGGAAGATGTGCAAAACTAAAGACACTCACAGGATCTGACCAAAACACAAAGTTGGGGCTTGCAAAATACAACACAAATCCATCAGGGTATTTTTACTCCAACTAAACTGCACAAGGTCTGGTACCAGCTGATGATCCTAAAGAACCCAACGGCAGACCTTCTGTTACAAAGCAATAAAGAAACTCTTGCAGAAAAATGATGCAGAGAAAGCATTGCAGTAGGTAAAGACCTGCCACAGGATCAGGAACTGGGAGTGTGGGTATGGGCACTAAGGGAGCAAATTCAAATATACAGAAAACCTGATCCTGAGAGAAAAAGGGGTAAAAAAAGCTCACTATTTTGACAACATCTACATAACCTGTCACAGCAAAATACTACTGAATTGTAACTGCTTGGTCACCTTTCAGACAGTTGCAGGTTCAAGTGCAATGGTTGGTAAACCCCAGCTATTTGCAAATATGAGCAGGCTCCAATGTCCCTGGAGTACCTTACAAGCACCAGCTGGAGCAGTCTTATCCTTTCAAACATCTCTTCAGTCaggcaaaaccaaaaattaaaaacaaaaccatactGGCACCTCTGCTTTAGCCCTGTAgaaacagcacagctgctggacaaggagcTGGAGCCCCTGGGGTTGTGCATCAGCAGACTGGTGAAAGCAGATCCAACGTTCCTCCTGATGCACCAACAGGGAAAGGCTCAGTGCTCCTGGGTCCTACAAGGAGTGCACAGCTCCTGAATCCCACTAGGAGGCACAGCTGGctaaaaaaaagtgctttttgtgAAACATACTAGCTTGGTCTGAAGTCACTGAAAGAAATAGACACTTTGgtgccattttttttcctcttgatgccttttagaaataaaactaCCCCAATCCGAACCACTAATACAAAGAAATCTAACTAACAACCTCTGGGCTTGTGAACTGACCGTGGTATTGGGGCTCCTTGTAGCAGCTGGTACCTAGGAGGTGCAAAGTGCCTCTGGGAGTGCAGGAAAAACCAAGGCATGCAGATTGGAGGAAGCTCAGAGAGGCACGTGGGCAAACTCTGCAGGTGAACTGGGAACACTCAAAACACAGACCCTTTGAAGTGAGGCCCAGGATCCAGTGGAGAGATGCGGGGGAAAGCTGCACGTGTGTCTGGCACGTGCACCAGAGGAAGAAGCAAACTACGGGGAGGCTCCCAGCCTGCAAGTCCACATCTCTTGGTTCTGAGTCCATTTGAGAGCATCTCTGAATTACTCGGCCATTGAGCTCTAGCACAAAAGGAATCCAAAAATAGACACTTTCCAAAGAGTTACAAAATAGTCCGTGTTTGCGGGGCTCACAGCCACACTGAGAAGTCAGAGGTTGAGGACAGGCACATCAAAGAGGTCACAGACACCTTCACTCTCATCCAGGTTATAGATGTAGTCGTGATCTCCAGGTGGAGGGGAGAGGCGGAGCAAGGGAGCAAACACTGGGGAAAGAGAAGCCCAGGGTTGGTTACAAAACTCAGCACTCCCAccccagctgaggctgccaaAGGCACTGAACAGCGCAGCCACCTCACAGGAACAGTCCCCTCTCAGGGACTGGCAGGACAGCAAGAACTGAGTCTGTGTCCAGAGCCCAGAAAAGATGAGGGCAAGTCTGCAGTCACAAGGCAGCCAGCTGGGTAAAATTACACAGCGTGGTCTTCCTCCCAGTAAGGCCACACCATGACAGGAGACTCTGAGACTCACCTTCAGATGACAtcagctcttccagcagctcagagTTCCCACATTCTGGGGAAGAGACAAGCATGGTAACAAAACAGTCTGCTCTCCTGGTCTGCTCCTGAGTAgttccccattttccccaccCTTGTTATCCCTTCTCTGGCTAAGGCACAGCAtgtgcagcaggcagtgaaAGAAGCTTGTGTTTAAAAGAGATAAAACCATGTAGTAAAAGTAATTCCAGCACAAAACACTACGGGAGAactccagctcctgtggctTAGACTGCACAACCTTAAagcagctgccagtgccagggcaCCGTTACTGGGATCACACAGATGAGAGAGGCTGCATGGAGTGTGCTACAAGGACCTCtaagctctgcagagctgctctcttcCAGTCCTGAGTTTTGCCTCTGTAACTGTTGACTGTGTTTTGTCCTTTGCTCCTGGAGTTTTTAAATTCTCCCTCCAAAATGGGAAGAATACTCCATAAACCACATACTTTACCGCAGACAGCAAACATCTTCTTTACAATAGCATCCACATAGTGACACAGTAGAGTTACTTTGGGTAAGTTAGATTTTCTACACGGCTGGGGCTTTGCAGCAGTTTGTACCTCACACTGTGAACTCAGACTTACTCTTCAGATGTACTTAGACATCATCTAGACTTCATCCACTATctgcagcagaggtgctgggcaAGGAGGAAGGATGTTCTCCAGGCTGATTGTGGAGCACAGGGCTAAGAGCAGAGATTGGAGACTCACACGTGTCTGTGTTTGGGTCTGTGGGGACTTTTACCCGAAGGCAGCACCTTCACAAAGCATCTGCTAGAGCACAGAACTAGGGACTGGCTGTTGTACATCTCCTGTGACCACCACTGAAGTGCTCAGGTGTACTTGGCCCTGCCTGGCTGTAGGGCTACAAAGTATTCTGCCAGCagtgaagagaaataaatgtaCTGATAAAAAGTTTCCCAGTTTAGGTTTATGTCAGACCAAATTCCTTCACCTCTTCTGCCCTTAACGCAGAGTCTGTCCCACCATTAGGCAGCAACCCACAGACATTCCTTGGACAGAGTCAGAACTACAAACACAGGTAACAGCATCTCCCTCCCCTACTCCTCCAAAATTACCAGctcctccaccaccaccactgaGAAGTATTTTGAACAGAGAACACTATCTCCCCAGATTATTTGCTTGGATTAGCCTTGGGCAGCTAAAGCTGAAACAAGATGTagcagggatttttcttttccatactGCTGACAAGCTGAAGGAGGAGCATGGGAAGGCTGAACGCGGATTAGCGTCAGCATGGGGACAGGAAAGCCCTTGCTGGTGCACTGCAGGCAAGATCTAACAGAGGTTGCTGGAAACATGGAGACagaaaaatacatacagaaacCAGTGATTTTAAGATTGCCTAACTACTCTTTAGTAGAGGGCCAGCAGCCACCAATGACCACAAGCACCTTACAAAACCACATCCACAAAATAATCCAAAAGGGAATGAATCAAATTGTCCCTTTTCTGTGGATAGATGGGCACAGAAAAAAGCTGTGGTCAGGGAATGAACGTACCTCTCATTGGATCAAACATCTCTGACAGCTCTTTGGGAAGTTCCAGTACTGCAAATACAACAAACCAGATGGTTTGGATCATTACATGAAGAGTCTGAAATGCTTTACAGCAGAATCACCCACAAACCTACTGTGCTCCTTACACACCCAAATCATCCAGAAATTCTGTTCCCACATTCCGTGTCACATATTTCTGCTGCAATGACAAGTAAAACACTTGAGCTCCACTACTTTAGGAGAAATTTGTAGGAGCCCTAGGACATGAACACGTTATCACAGTCAGCAGCTGTGTCTGTAAACCTCACCCAGTACACTGCCTTGATTACCTTGTGTAGGATGAGGACATGCCTTTGGAGAGGCACAGTGATAAGCTATGTGGATATCCAAGGCCTAATTCCACAACTAAGATGACTCCAGACAGACAGCTCATGCTTCTCTGAGACacaccagcagcagaagtgaaaaaagCACTGTGCGAGCTGCATTTGAGTAAGAGTTCTTCTTCTAGCCATAACCTAACCTTGAGTGTTTCTGCAGAGAAGTTGGGCTTCAAAACATTCCAGCAGTGTGGCTTACCTAGAGGATGCTTTTCTCTCCTTGGGCCAGCCTGCCATTTCCTGGCATAAAGCTCCAGGGTTCCTTTTTTAAAGCATATCAAGGAACTTCCCAAATACATACTGCAAGGTCACTAAGAACACAAGATCACTAAAGACAGATGAAGTATTCCTGAGCAAATGAGGAAAAGGGAGACAAGAGCTCTCCTAATACAGGAAACTCCCTGAGCTACAAAGGTGCTCTCAGTGGTGGCTGAAAATTCTATAGCTTCATGCCGTCTCAGAAATAGGACCTTACTCTACAGAAAGGATTGAAAGGGAATAACCCTACATGTAGCAGCAGAGATGTGTATCATGTGGGTGTCCCTTGCAGATTTTCTAGCACTGGTgtcacagaaagcagcaggacaCTAGACACAACACAGTCACCTTGTCACCATGTTTCCTGGCAGCCTCACAGGGAAATGCCTACTTATCCTTTGCACACCCTGCCtgacagcaaaggcagaatggagttcagctccttcctccaggcccagcagcctttccctcactcccagcagcaggattttggaGCAACACATGAAACAAGCAGCATACTCACCTCCTGTGGGGTCGGGCTTGATGGGCTCAAAGGAGGTAGAGGTGctgggcaggacagagctgctgtccagcgAGGCTGAGGACTGCAGCAGCTGCGTGTCCAACGCTCCTGGCTGGCCCTCGAAGTCACCACTGCCCTTGGACTCTGCGGCCGGGACATCGCACTCTGGGAACAGCCACAGACACACCCAGGAATGtcatctcccaccagccccaaggcagctgcagcacagactcAGCCCCCgctggcagtgctggccaggcagctgcacagggagcagctttcctgctttcctccgTGTCCATATTTGGACATATTTCCTGCTGATCAATGAACCTGCATGACCAGCTTCTCCCCTCCAGGTGCTCCTATAGGCTGGCACTACCCACTGAAGCCAAGCCTGAtctccctgagcacagccagtcCCACCAACCAAGGCCAaaggaagggcagcagcagcaaaggcagtgaTGCCCCTTTGCCGGGAGCTCTCAACGCTCTGcatccagcagtgccagcccaaACAGAGCCAAGGAATGTACCTCCTCTACCAGCCACCAGCCCGTTTCTGCCTCCTGGAGCTCCCTCTCACCTGTGCCTGCATTCTTCTGTGTGGGAGGGCCGTGGTCCTGAGTGCTGGTGGGTGTTGGTGTGgagggctgggtgctgctgggaaCAGAGGCCTCCTGGAAGTGGGCGAGTGGTGGGATTTGTGGTTTTGAGGGTGCAGCTGCCTGGCACTGAATGAGGTCTTCagggggagggacagggagtaCGACAGGAGGAGAGCTCCAAGTATCTTTGTTTACTAGGAGAACATCAATGGGACCACTTGTGCTCTTCAGGTGGATCTGGTATTTCTTCTGTCCATTTAGgccctgaaaaaaatcaaaagcaaaacacagacatactttaaaataattttcaaatagcACATCAAGTTTCCACAGGCAAAACATACATGTACatacatgtgcacacacacacacagcccctgcactCTGCCCATGAATTTATCACTCACCTCAGGGACAGGAACCTCCAAACGTGTGCCAGATGGGGCTCGAATCACAAGGAGGGTGTCTCCTGTGAAAACAGAACCAGTCAGGGCTCCTGGGCACAAGCTGTTGTGATGTTAATTAAGCGCTGATGAAGATCCCCTCCTCAACCTCCCCCGTCTCCTGGCAATCCTCCTTGGAAGGAAGACATCTACACCCCAAGCACCTCATACAGTTCTGAATGTGCCAACGGCCCAGGGCACAAAGAACCTGCAATTCTTCTCCCAGTGCAACCCTGAAGATTTTCAGCAGTGTCCTTATCAAGACTAATCTCTCTTTTCCCTAGAAGAACTGGCTTAAATTCACTCCTAAGAACATCTGACTCCAGAGGGAAGTATCCTTCATTCTGCAGTCACAAGCTTTCAGATGTGAATTAGTAACAAAAGAATTGCACTGCCAGCAGAAAAATGGGGTTGAAGCAGGCTCAGAGCCAGGCTGCCAACCTCAGGCTGGTGTCCCAACACCTGAAACCAGCACTCCTCAGTCTCTACTGGCCAGAGCTACCTTAGTTGTACTAAGAGCCTAGCACATGTGGGGCTGGAAGCCAGACTGACAGCATCCTTCCTTTCCAAGTTCTGCAGCTCCTTAAGACCTGCACCCTTAATAACTCAACAGTCACAGGcaagcagctcccagcccataTCTGGGTATAGAGAAACATGAACAGAGAAATACCAGAGCTGTGAATATCTGACATATTTAGATCAAGCAGCTTTCACTTTGAATGTTTACGCTTTAGTGTGATTAATATTCACAATTCCCCAGTATTCTGATTAAGCTTCACTTGGTGATTAACACAGAAGATCCCCAGAGTGATGAGAGAGTGGACAGCAGAAAAGCACTTCCCTTCATTTCAGGCAGACGATCAAAAGTCAGATCAGCAAAAGGTAAGGGGATTAAAAATAACATGGGATTTGTCAATTGGATGTGACTTGTTTAACAAATCTACActtaagaaaaatgtaaaatacattaaaaatgcataatgAAGCTCAAAGCCACCAGCTGAAGCTGTAAGACCCGTTAGTTTCAAAGACAGGTGCTGGATTTGTATCTCCTTTGATAAATATGTCCCAAATACATGTACAAAACAGCACCCAGTAGGTTTCCACTTCCTTTTTGAATCTGCAAGTGCAAGATGCATCACAGCCACAGGTGGGGAAATTATGTTTCCCAGTCACTAAAAACTGACATATTCttacttctctttttaatttttttaattaatcccTATTTAACAAGAGTCCAAGAGTGGAAATCTTGGAGCAAGCAAGTTCAATACCAGTCAATTAGAAAAAACAGGAGCTGAAATTCAGCCTGCACCACAATTTGAGAACACAAGAGGTCCACCAAAGAACCTCTGTAAGGCTCAGGTGTTCAGGACAGGAAAAAGAGTCATGTGAGGCATATTCATACAGGAAAATTGGACAGGTAATGGAAAACCATGGATGAAGCCTCCATTCTAGAGGGAAGTGACACCTACCCTCAGTAAGATCTAATCTCTGCATGTTTTGGTGAGGTCTGACCTCAGACACAAACTGGTTTACAAAAAACAGGTGCAATGAAATGCAAAACACTCAACCAGCCAAGCAAGGAGCTGTCTGCTGGTCTCCAGTAAACTCTTCCAGACTGTTACGAGTGATCTGGCCCCCAGCACTGTCAAACTGAAAACACAATCCCTGCCCCCAAAAGTGCAGCTTCAGCCAGAAGAAACAGTAAAGCCAAGGGGGTGGTGATGCAGCTGTTACACCAGCAGGAACTTGGTGAACAAGGAAAGCACAAAGGTAGCAATAACAAACAGAGGAGCTGATGAAGTGCAGGGTGAGAAAAGTGCTtggaggagatgaggagagCCAGACACAGGTGAGATTATGCTTGGCTGGAGGCAGCCGGGATAAACAACTTCAATCTCTGCAGCAACCAAGCAGATGCAGGTTGCCAGCTCAGGAGAGGTCAGGCACCCACTGAAGCAGAAAGGAGCTGCGACCCCAAACCACCACAGCTGAGTGGGAAAAGCAGTTCATGTCCTGAGGCTACTCCACTGCATGCTGGCCATCAGGCATTAATCTGGTCTTACATCTGTCATTAGAACTGGcaacagaagaaacaaagactcctgtgggttttcttcccttctgcccAGAGACAGAACATAGGACTTTTGATACAGGCCCCTCACAACTT is from Prinia subflava isolate CZ2003 ecotype Zambia chromosome 13, Cam_Psub_1.2, whole genome shotgun sequence and encodes:
- the E2F4 gene encoding transcription factor E2F4 isoform X2, with translation MRGPGAGGGQMAECGAQPPGGGSGAAGAPSRHEKSLGLLTTKFVSLLQEAKDGVLDLKLAADTLAVRQKRRIYDITNVLEGIGLIEKKSKNSIQWKGVGPGCNTREIAHKLIELKADIEDLEQREQELEQQKMWVQQSIKNVTEDMQNSRLAYVTHEDICKCFTGDTLLVIRAPSGTRLEVPVPEGLNGQKKYQIHLKSTSGPIDVLLVNKDTWSSPPVVLPVPPPEDLIQCQAAAPSKPQIPPLAHFQEASVPSSTQPSTPTPTSTQDHGPPTQKNAGTECDVPAAESKGSGDFEGQPGALDTQLLQSSASLDSSSVLPSTSTSFEPIKPDPTGECGNSELLEELMSSEVFAPLLRLSPPPGDHDYIYNLDESEGVCDLFDVPVLNL
- the E2F4 gene encoding transcription factor E2F4 isoform X1 — translated: MRGPGAGGGQMAECGAQPPGGGSGAAGAPSRHEKSLGLLTTKFVSLLQEAKDGVLDLKLAADTLAVRQKRRIYDITNVLEGIGLIEKKSKNSIQWKGVGPGCNTREIAHKLIELKADIEDLEQREQELEQQKMWVQQSIKNVTEDMQNSRLAYVTHEDICKCFTGDTLLVIRAPSGTRLEVPVPEGLNGQKKYQIHLKSTSGPIDVLLVNKDTWSSPPVVLPVPPPEDLIQCQAAAPSKPQIPPLAHFQEASVPSSTQPSTPTPTSTQDHGPPTQKNAGTECDVPAAESKGSGDFEGQPGALDTQLLQSSASLDSSSVLPSTSTSFEPIKPDPTGVLELPKELSEMFDPMRECGNSELLEELMSSEVFAPLLRLSPPPGDHDYIYNLDESEGVCDLFDVPVLNL